The genomic window TCATGATTAAGTCCGAGTTCCATTATTGCTGCTAAATCAGGAGAAAGTATTTTATTTTGAAGAAAAGCTTCCATCTGCTCATCAACATACGCACGATATTGATACACATCTGTAACGGAAGGGCGGCTTAAATTACCACGATCTGTGCGTACTACTCTTGCGCCCAAACTTTCGTAATAACTGTTAAACACAAAATCGTACTGATCATTAAATACTTTATAATCCTTGCTATAAGGTTTTAAAATAAAAGTTTCAAAAAACCAAGTGGTATGTCCGAGATGCCATTTGGGCGGACTAACATCTACCACGGGCTGTACCACATAATCTTCTATTTCGAGTGGTTTGCATATATTTTCAGAATGCGATCTTACGCTATTATATTTTTCTATTAAACGCTCTTGATTTATCAGTGTTTGTTTTTCGTACATCTTATTATCTTTTTAATTAAACAACCTGCCACAAGGCATCTACAAACCAAGATTTTGAATCCATAATATGATCTATAGTTTTAAAACCAGATTTAGCAGCCAAATCATCACTTTCTTCCAATGAATATTTTTGTGAAAGTTCCATGTAAACCAATTCATCTTTTTCAAAATTTATTGGCTTCCCGTCTATCGTAATGGTTTGATTTTCTAAACTGATTAGATAACTTCTGCAGGCTCCAGTAATTGGATCGTACGTTTGGTAGTGTTCGAATTTTTCCAGAATAAAATCAGCATTTAATTCGGTATTGATGCGATTGAGCAGATTAAGATTAAATGCTGCCGTAATTCCCGCTTTATCATTATAGGCATCGAGTATAATTTGTGGATTTTTTTTGAGGTCAAATCCCATTAAAACAATATCTCCTTTGGAAAGATAACTATTAAGAGTCTGGCAGAACGCCAAAGCTTCTTCCTTTTCCATATTACCAATGTTGCTGCCTAGAAATAGCACAACTTTTCTTCTTGAAGATAAATGAGCCGCTTTTTCCAGCATCTTAAAATATTCTCCTTCCAGAGAAATAATAGTTAGTTCAGGAAGATCTGTTTTAAGTTTACCTTCCAAAACAGTTAATATATTTGGAGAAATATCAATTGGCATATAATTAAAATCTGCTTTTTGATTTAAAAGATGTTGAAGCAAAAAAGCTGATTTAGTTCCGTCTCCTGCGCCAAGTTCAATCAAATCAAATGGTGTATCATTTTTCAGTATTGTTTTGGCTAGATCTGACGTTTTGTTCTGAAAGATATCCATTTCACAATTGGTCAGATAATATTCCGGCATGGCCATAATCTGCTGGAAAAGACGATCTCCTATTTTATCATAAAAATATTTAGAATGCAGTTTTTTGGGTTTGCTTCCCAGACCTTCAAGCACATCGAACCGAAATTGATCTCCAGTCTTTTCTTTAGTTTGATTGGTCTTATATGTGGTTTTGTAAGATTGCAATATCATAAGATTTTAGTTTTTTAGAAATTCCTTTTTAGGCAGCATAACTATTTTCCGCCGGAATTGTTTTGCATAAAATGATGCGCTTCTGTGGTATCATCTATATTAAAGGTACGTTTTATCGCTGATTTATCATACTATTTTCAATATCCTTAACACATTTTAAAAACATTTTTTTTGAATTAACGTGACATAATGTTCGTGTTGATTAATAATGATTAGAGATTTTGATTATTAAGTGCAAAAAAGGAAAATGTAAGTGACAATTTAACCGTTGGAATATCAAAAAATAAAAATACTCCATAGAAGAGTGGGAAAATTTTCATAATTTAAACCTTTTAAACTTTTTTAATAATTAAATACATAGCAAATGAAAAAATTAAGCGTACTTACATTGGCCGCGATTACTTTATTTTTAACGTCATGCGGCAAAAAAGCTAATGAGACCACTACAACTGAAGAGCAGCAGGTAGCAGAAAAAACGGGTAATGTAGTACCTGTAAATTTAGAAACATCTAAAGTAGACTGGAAAGCTTTTCATAAAGGAGGTTTTGCACCACGCTGGGGAACTCTTTCTCTTGTATCTGGTGAAGTATCAATTGAAGGCGAAGAACTTACATCTGGTGATTTTGTAATCGATATGAAATCTATTAAAGTAGATCCTGCATCGGTAACTGAAAAAGATAAAAAATACTCAGAGTTAGAAGCTCACTTAAAAAGTGCAGACTTTTTTGATGTGGAGAAAAATCCAACTGCAGATTTTAAAATTACAAAAGTTGCCGCATTTGATGCTGCCACTGCTAAAGGAGCAATTGAAGGCGCAAATAAAACTATCAGCGGTAATCTTACCTTAAAAGGAAAAGCACTTAATGTTACTTTCCCTGCAAAAGTTACTATCGCAGATGGAAATGCTTCTATCCAAGCTAAATTTACTGTTAACCGTACAGACTGGGATATTAAATTTGGAACTACTGAAACAGATCCAGCAGAATGGATGATTAGTAAAGATATTGAAATTGGTATTGATGTGAATACTGCTAAAAAGTAATATACTTATTCAAACTAAAAAGCTCCTCTTATTACTAAGCAGGAGCTTTTTTTATGAATTGATTATTTTGTAAAATTAACGCCAGCCTAACTCTGGAGCTACATGTTGTAGAATTGAAGACAGTATGTGTATATTGTAATCAACTCCCAATGTGTTGGGTATTGTGAGTAATACAGTATCGGCTTCTTGGATAGCTTCATCTTGGGCAAGTTCTGCAATGAGTTTATCCGGTTCTGCAGCATAACTCTTTCCAAAAATGGCACGTTTATCTCTTTCAATATTACCAAAACTATCAGAGCCTTTACCTTGATTTCCAAAGTAATATTTATCTTGATCATTGACCAATGCAAAAATAGAACGGCTTACTGAAACTCTTGGTTCATGCTGATGTCCGGCTTTTTTCCAAGCTTCTTTATACAACCTGATTTGTTCGGCCTGCTGAATATGGAAAGGTTTACCATTTTCATCATACTTTAGAGTAGAACTCTGCAGATGCATTCCGTTTTCGGCTGCCCATACAGCAGTAGCGTTAGAAGCTGCTCCCCACCAGATTCGATTTCTTAATCCTTCTGAATGTGGTTCAATACGAAGTAACCCAGGCGGATTTGGAAACATTGGAAACGGGTTTGGCTCTGCAAATCCTTCTCCATTCAGTTTGTCTAAAAATTCTAAAGCTTTATTACGTCCCATATCGGCATCTGTTTCGCCATCTTTCGGTTCGTAGCCAAAATAACGCCAGCCGTCGATAACCTGCTCCGGCGAGCCTCTGCTGATTCCTAATTGTAAACGTCCTCCTGAAATTAAGTCAGCAGCACTGGCATCTTCAACCATATACAACGGATTCTCATACCTCATATCAATCACACCCGTACCAATTTCTATTTGGTTTGTTTTAGCACCAATGGCTGAAAGTAAAGGAAAGGGTGATGCCAGCTGTGCGGCAAAATGATGCACGCGGAAATAAGCACCATCCAAACCAATTTCTTCTGCCGCAATGGCTAAATCGATTGACTGGATAAGTGTATCAGCAGCTGTACGAGTTTGATAGGAAGGATGATTGGCCCAGTGCCCAAACGATAAAAATCCTATTTTCTTCATCGATAGTTTTATTGTAATTTATATTCCCAAATATACGCATCATTTACCGAAGTATAATCTTTATATATTTCCTAATATCTTTTGTCTGCTTAAATTTCTTTTGAAATTTTATAAGATGTGTTCTATCTCTTTTCTTTAAATTTGAGTAAATATTACTACAGCTCTCAATTTTTAAGAATTTAAGCCCGACATAAATGGATGAAACGAAAACACAAAGTCTTGAGGTAACCAAGAAAGTATTACCAATTATTCTGGCAACTTCTATTTTTATGCAGATGCTGGATTCTACTATCCTCAATACTTCTATAACTGCTATTGCCAAGGATTTGCACGAATCGCCTCTGGAAATGCAGAATGCCATTATAAGTTATGTATTGACATTGGCGCTTTTCATGCCGGTCAGCGGTTTTCTTTCGGATAAATTTGGCACAAGAAAGGTTTTTATTGCCGCTTTAGTGTTGTTTAGTCTGGGTTCACTTTTCTGCGCGCTTTCGCAATCTTTAACCCACTTGGTTTTTGCAAGGGTAATCCAAGGTATTGGCGGCAGTTTGATGACACCTGTTGGCAAACTTGCATTGATTAAAACGTTTCCGAAAAGAGAATTATTAAAGGCGATGAATTTTGCCATTATTCCAGC from Flavobacterium fluviale includes these protein-coding regions:
- a CDS encoding L-histidine N(alpha)-methyltransferase produces the protein MILQSYKTTYKTNQTKEKTGDQFRFDVLEGLGSKPKKLHSKYFYDKIGDRLFQQIMAMPEYYLTNCEMDIFQNKTSDLAKTILKNDTPFDLIELGAGDGTKSAFLLQHLLNQKADFNYMPIDISPNILTVLEGKLKTDLPELTIISLEGEYFKMLEKAAHLSSRRKVVLFLGSNIGNMEKEEALAFCQTLNSYLSKGDIVLMGFDLKKNPQIILDAYNDKAGITAAFNLNLLNRINTELNADFILEKFEHYQTYDPITGACRSYLISLENQTITIDGKPINFEKDELVYMELSQKYSLEESDDLAAKSGFKTIDHIMDSKSWFVDALWQVV
- a CDS encoding YceI family protein — protein: MKKLSVLTLAAITLFLTSCGKKANETTTTEEQQVAEKTGNVVPVNLETSKVDWKAFHKGGFAPRWGTLSLVSGEVSIEGEELTSGDFVIDMKSIKVDPASVTEKDKKYSELEAHLKSADFFDVEKNPTADFKITKVAAFDAATAKGAIEGANKTISGNLTLKGKALNVTFPAKVTIADGNASIQAKFTVNRTDWDIKFGTTETDPAEWMISKDIEIGIDVNTAKK
- a CDS encoding LLM class flavin-dependent oxidoreductase gives rise to the protein MKKIGFLSFGHWANHPSYQTRTAADTLIQSIDLAIAAEEIGLDGAYFRVHHFAAQLASPFPLLSAIGAKTNQIEIGTGVIDMRYENPLYMVEDASAADLISGGRLQLGISRGSPEQVIDGWRYFGYEPKDGETDADMGRNKALEFLDKLNGEGFAEPNPFPMFPNPPGLLRIEPHSEGLRNRIWWGAASNATAVWAAENGMHLQSSTLKYDENGKPFHIQQAEQIRLYKEAWKKAGHQHEPRVSVSRSIFALVNDQDKYYFGNQGKGSDSFGNIERDKRAIFGKSYAAEPDKLIAELAQDEAIQEADTVLLTIPNTLGVDYNIHILSSILQHVAPELGWR